In Arthrobacter citreus, a single genomic region encodes these proteins:
- the ybeY gene encoding rRNA maturation RNase YbeY: protein MVQLEIDFIDETNEVTEEQQSDLTGLMECALEYEGVSGDVEISISFVDDERIHEINKEYREKDRATDVISFPMEELGEGEIEIVGVDLPRTLGDIVISIPTTKRQAEEYGHSFRRELGFLAVHGCLHLLGYDHMNEADEKVMFTKQKEILEKYGLERL, encoded by the coding sequence ATGGTTCAATTAGAAATTGATTTTATAGATGAAACGAATGAGGTTACAGAAGAACAACAATCTGATTTAACAGGGTTAATGGAGTGTGCTCTTGAGTATGAGGGTGTATCAGGAGACGTTGAAATTTCAATTTCATTTGTGGATGATGAAAGAATTCATGAAATTAATAAAGAATATCGAGAAAAAGATCGTGCTACTGATGTCATTTCATTTCCTATGGAAGAGTTAGGTGAAGGTGAAATTGAAATCGTTGGTGTAGATTTACCACGTACTCTAGGTGATATCGTTATATCGATTCCTACTACAAAAAGACAAGCTGAAGAGTATGGTCACTCATTCCGACGTGAATTAGGATTTTTAGCTGTTCACGGATGTTTACATTTACTTGGTTACGATCATATGAATGAAGCTGATGAAAAAGTAATGTTTACAAAACAAAAGGAAATATTAGAAAAATATGGCCTTGAAAGACTTTAA
- a CDS encoding diacylglycerol kinase family protein, whose product MALKDFKKRSRLVSSFGYAFSGIFKVIKEERNIKIHLFAALVSVGLAIYFQISRIDWLILMLIITIVISLELVNSAIEAVVDLASPDQHPLAKKAKDVAAGAVLVAAIISIIIGALLFFPYFTILR is encoded by the coding sequence ATGGCCTTGAAAGACTTTAAAAAAAGATCGCGATTAGTTAGTTCTTTTGGATATGCATTTAGTGGCATTTTTAAAGTAATTAAGGAAGAAAGAAATATAAAAATTCACTTATTTGCAGCACTAGTTTCAGTCGGACTTGCAATTTATTTTCAAATTAGTCGAATTGATTGGCTTATACTTATGCTGATCATTACAATTGTCATTTCGCTTGAACTTGTTAATTCTGCAATTGAAGCAGTTGTAGACTTAGCATCACCTGATCAGCATCCTTTAGCAAAAAAAGCGAAAGATGTGGCAGCAGGTGCAGTATTAGTCGCTGCAATCATTTCAATCATTATTGGAGCTTTGCTATTTTTTCCGTATTTTACTATACTACGTTAA
- a CDS encoding cytidine deaminase gives MDKQELINEAIKARVNAYVPYSKFQVGAALLTKDGQVIRGCNIENASYGLTNCAERTALFKAYSDGITEFTAVAVVADTKRPVPPCGACRQVLFELCGPDTVVYLSNLNGVIQETTVKELLPGAFTSEDLNE, from the coding sequence ATGGATAAACAAGAACTTATTAATGAGGCAATCAAAGCTAGAGTAAATGCATATGTACCATATTCGAAGTTTCAAGTTGGTGCTGCATTGCTTACAAAGGATGGTCAAGTTATTCGTGGCTGTAACATAGAAAATGCATCGTATGGCCTTACAAATTGTGCAGAACGTACTGCATTATTTAAAGCTTATTCTGATGGAATTACGGAGTTTACAGCTGTAGCTGTCGTCGCGGATACTAAGAGACCTGTCCCGCCTTGTGGTGCATGTCGTCAAGTTTTATTTGAACTTTGTGGTCCAGATACAGTAGTATATTTATCGAACTTAAATGGAGTAATCCAAGAAACAACAGTAAAAGAATTATTGCCAGGAGCATTTACATCGGAGGATTTGAATGAATAA
- the era gene encoding GTPase Era has translation MNKVSYKSGFVSIIGRPNVGKSTFLNRVVGQKIAIMSDKPQTTRNKIQGVFTEDDAQIVFIDTPGIHKPKHKLGDFMVKVAQDSIKDVDATLFMINANEGFGRGDEFIIEKLQGSRSPVILVINKIDTIHPDELFELINKYKDLYEFAEIVPISALQGNNVDRLLQVIKTYLPEGPQYYPANQVTDHPERFIISELIREKVLHLTREEVPHSIAVIIEQIERRPEGNAIYVNATIVVERSSQKGIIIGKQGSMLKEVGKRARLDIENLLDTKVFLELWVKVQKDWRNRMSQLRDLGFREDEY, from the coding sequence ATGAATAAAGTAAGTTATAAATCAGGTTTTGTTTCAATTATAGGTAGACCAAATGTTGGGAAAAGTACATTCCTTAATCGTGTTGTTGGTCAAAAAATCGCTATAATGAGTGACAAACCTCAAACAACTCGTAATAAAATTCAAGGTGTGTTCACAGAAGATGATGCACAAATTGTCTTTATTGATACGCCAGGTATTCATAAACCAAAGCACAAACTTGGTGATTTCATGGTAAAAGTAGCTCAAGACTCAATAAAAGACGTTGATGCTACGTTATTTATGATTAATGCTAATGAAGGGTTTGGTCGTGGAGATGAATTTATTATCGAGAAGCTACAAGGTAGCCGCAGTCCAGTCATTTTAGTAATAAATAAAATTGATACAATTCATCCTGATGAATTATTCGAACTAATTAATAAATATAAAGACTTATATGAATTTGCTGAAATTGTTCCGATATCAGCATTGCAAGGTAATAACGTTGATCGTTTATTGCAAGTTATCAAAACTTATTTACCAGAAGGACCGCAATATTATCCAGCAAATCAAGTAACAGATCATCCAGAAAGATTTATTATTTCTGAGTTAATTAGAGAAAAAGTGTTGCATTTAACGAGGGAAGAAGTACCTCATTCAATTGCAGTTATTATCGAACAAATTGAAAGACGTCCTGAAGGTAATGCAATTTATGTAAATGCAACGATCGTCGTTGAAAGATCTTCCCAAAAAGGAATTATTATCGGTAAGCAAGGAAGCATGTTAAAAGAGGTTGGCAAACGTGCTCGATTAGATATAGAGAATTTACTTGATACGAAAGTATTCCTAGAATTATGGGTTAAAGTTCAAAAGGATTGGCGCAACCGTATGTCTCAATTAAGAGATTTAGGGTTCCGTGAAGATGAGTATTAA
- a CDS encoding YqzL family protein, with amino-acid sequence MLNFTWDVFSKTGNVETYLLFKQLEQEHTDQKSYIDEEIADIDSLHT; translated from the coding sequence ATGTTGAATTTTACCTGGGATGTCTTTTCTAAAACTGGAAATGTTGAGACATATTTATTGTTTAAGCAGCTTGAACAAGAACATACGGATCAGAAAAGTTACATTGATGAAGAAATAGCTGATATTGATTCCCTACATACTTAA
- the recO gene encoding DNA repair protein RecO, with the protein MLQRVEGIVLRANAYGESNVIITLLTRELGKIGVVARGAKKTNSRLASVTQLFTYGAFLIQKGSGLGTLSQGELIDSFRDLRGDLIATAYASIVVELTDKAVDEKKNNPYLFELVLQLLQHMNEGADAEVLTYLFMTKMIPVLGYHPFFDQCVNCRCSANENIFVAFSVKDGGFLCQRCKHTDPYAFVVTEKSVKLMRLFYHFDVNRLGKIEVSEATKKNLQQILFSYYDEYSGIYLKSRKFLEQLKVMDNFLKNNKDSET; encoded by the coding sequence TTGTTACAGCGTGTAGAAGGAATTGTATTACGGGCAAACGCTTATGGAGAATCAAATGTTATCATTACTCTCTTAACAAGAGAATTAGGTAAGATAGGAGTTGTGGCAAGAGGGGCAAAGAAGACGAATAGTCGACTTGCTTCTGTTACACAACTCTTTACATATGGGGCGTTTTTAATTCAAAAAGGCTCAGGATTAGGCACATTAAGTCAAGGAGAGTTAATTGATTCATTTCGTGATTTAAGAGGTGATTTAATTGCAACTGCCTACGCTTCGATTGTTGTTGAGCTGACAGATAAAGCGGTGGATGAGAAGAAAAATAATCCGTATTTATTTGAGTTAGTTCTTCAATTGCTTCAACATATGAATGAAGGAGCAGACGCTGAAGTGTTGACTTATTTATTTATGACGAAAATGATTCCTGTTTTAGGATATCACCCGTTTTTTGATCAATGTGTGAATTGTAGATGTAGTGCAAATGAAAATATCTTTGTTGCTTTTTCTGTGAAAGATGGTGGCTTTTTATGTCAGCGTTGTAAACATACTGATCCTTATGCTTTTGTTGTTACTGAAAAGTCAGTGAAATTAATGAGACTGTTTTATCACTTTGATGTAAATCGTCTTGGGAAAATCGAGGTCAGTGAAGCGACGAAGAAAAATTTACAACAAATCTTATTTTCTTATTATGATGAATATAGCGGGATCTATTTAAAATCACGTAAATTTTTAGAGCAATTAAAAGTTATGGATAATTTTCTGAAAAATAATAAAGATTCTGAAACCTGA
- a CDS encoding helix-turn-helix transcriptional regulator: protein MRKIELTKRQTQILEIVKNNGPITGEHIADKLALTRATLRPDLAILTMTGFLEARPRVGYYYTGRTSGAQVIDRIKKLTVKEFQAIPVVVDRSSSVYDAIVTMFLEDVGTLFVVDQNSVLTGVLSRKDLLRASIGNKDLHTLPVDIIMTRMPNITICYKDDTIYNVAKSLIEKQIDAVPVVRESEHGLEVIGRFTKTNFTRAIVDLMNNDMF from the coding sequence GTGAGGAAGATCGAACTGACAAAAAGACAAACTCAAATTCTTGAAATTGTAAAAAACAATGGACCAATTACAGGTGAACATATAGCAGATAAGCTAGCTCTTACTAGAGCTACGCTTCGCCCGGATTTAGCTATTCTTACAATGACTGGCTTTTTAGAGGCAAGACCTCGAGTTGGATATTATTACACTGGAAGAACAAGTGGTGCTCAAGTAATTGATCGAATAAAAAAACTAACGGTAAAAGAGTTTCAAGCGATTCCTGTTGTAGTAGATCGAAGTTCGTCAGTGTATGACGCTATAGTTACAATGTTTCTTGAAGACGTAGGTACTTTATTTGTTGTTGATCAAAATTCGGTATTAACAGGAGTACTTTCAAGAAAAGATTTACTCCGTGCAAGCATAGGGAATAAAGATTTGCATACATTACCAGTAGATATTATTATGACGAGGATGCCAAACATTACAATTTGTTATAAAGATGATACAATTTATAATGTAGCTAAGAGTTTAATTGAAAAACAAATTGATGCTGTCCCTGTTGTTCGTGAAAGTGAGCATGGACTTGAGGTAATTGGTCGATTTACAAAAACAAATTTTACTCGTGCGATTGTAGACTTAATGAACAATGATATGTTTTAG
- a CDS encoding kinase/pyrophosphorylase, with amino-acid sequence MGNSIVYVVSDSVGETAEHVVKAAISQFHQKFEIRRVPYVEDNATLIEIVQVAKENNGIIVFTLVKPDMRKKLLDEAQSAGVIVYDLIGPLIDKISTTHKLEPRNEPGVVRKLDEDYFQRIEAIEFAVKYDDGRDPRGIEKADIVLIGVSRTSKTPLSQYLAHKGFKVANVPLVPEVDPPEQLLKVPKEKCIGLMISPDKLNHIRKERLISLGLHDGASYANISRIEEELKHFNNVVKQIGCKVVDVSSKAVEESANVILNYYYQNKQIR; translated from the coding sequence ATGGGCAATTCAATCGTTTATGTTGTATCAGATTCTGTTGGTGAAACAGCTGAGCATGTCGTAAAGGCGGCAATTAGTCAATTTCATCAAAAATTCGAGATTAGACGTGTACCATACGTTGAAGATAATGCAACATTAATTGAAATCGTTCAAGTAGCAAAAGAGAATAATGGAATTATTGTATTTACGTTAGTTAAACCTGACATGAGAAAGAAATTGTTGGATGAAGCGCAAAGTGCTGGAGTGATCGTTTACGATTTAATTGGTCCATTAATCGATAAAATTTCAACAACTCATAAACTTGAACCTAGAAATGAACCCGGTGTAGTTCGTAAACTAGATGAAGATTATTTCCAACGTATTGAAGCAATTGAATTTGCGGTTAAATATGATGATGGAAGAGATCCTAGAGGGATTGAAAAAGCGGATATCGTATTAATAGGTGTGTCTCGAACATCTAAGACGCCTTTATCTCAATATTTAGCTCATAAAGGATTTAAAGTTGCCAATGTACCTTTAGTTCCAGAAGTAGACCCACCAGAACAATTGTTAAAAGTACCTAAAGAAAAATGCATTGGCTTAATGATTTCACCAGATAAATTAAACCATATTCGAAAAGAAAGATTGATTTCATTAGGACTTCATGACGGTGCTAGCTATGCTAATATTTCTAGAATTGAAGAAGAGCTAAAGCATTTTAATAATGTTGTTAAACAAATCGGTTGTAAAGTAGTAGACGTTTCAAGTAAAGCTGTAGAAGAATCGGCTAATGTAATTTTAAATTATTATTACCAAAATAAACAGATTCGTTAA
- a CDS encoding DNA primase: protein MGNRIPDELVEQVRQSVDIVDVVSEYVPLKKQGRNYFGLCPFHGESTPSFSVSPEKQIFHCFGCGAGGNAISFIMQLEGLNFQESVHQLAKKTNVTLPTDTIDTVKNPQSTELAIMLEAHEFVKKYYHHLLVNTTEGKQALEYLNNRGISREEIKHFELGVALDSWDAVTKVLEKRGYSMPIMEKAGLVVRSERDGNYYDRFRNRLIFPIHNHQGKIVAFSGRIMGEGSPKYLNSPESSIFHKGKLLYQFYQAKNVMRKQNRAILMEGFADVISAFKAGVHDAVATMGTSLTEDQAKVLKTSVDQIIICYDSDLAGINAAEKAAKILQKEGFTIKVAQMPDGLDPDEYIRQFGPEKFNTSIIEASVSLMSFKMQYHRKGKNLLDETVKFQYLKEMLQEIAKLSQLIEQDYYLNQLSKEFSISIEVLKKEFGQYSNQANRISNVTEVKTDIKRDITSKTLLPAHVRAEQLLLAHMLNSREVTEKVRSQYQGLFYNNDYSEIIIHLYAYYEEGNESNISKFMNYLPSKGLLEVVSKIVNLQLAPELTERELKDYLDALNNYDKQQRIREKEMGLKKAEREGDFVKAATILQQITQLRSSMKYVK from the coding sequence ATGGGAAACAGAATTCCCGATGAGCTTGTCGAACAAGTTCGTCAGTCAGTTGACATAGTTGATGTAGTGAGTGAATATGTTCCTCTGAAAAAACAAGGAAGAAATTATTTTGGACTATGTCCATTTCATGGAGAAAGCACACCATCTTTTTCTGTGTCTCCTGAAAAACAAATTTTTCATTGTTTTGGATGCGGTGCTGGTGGTAATGCGATTTCTTTCATTATGCAGCTTGAAGGGCTAAATTTTCAAGAATCAGTCCATCAGCTTGCAAAGAAGACAAATGTCACTTTACCAACAGATACAATTGACACAGTAAAGAATCCGCAATCTACTGAGCTAGCCATTATGCTTGAAGCTCATGAGTTTGTTAAAAAGTACTATCATCATCTATTAGTTAACACAACAGAAGGTAAACAAGCGTTAGAATACTTAAATAACAGAGGAATTTCAAGAGAAGAAATAAAGCATTTCGAGCTTGGTGTTGCTTTAGATTCTTGGGATGCCGTTACGAAGGTATTAGAAAAACGTGGCTATTCAATGCCAATCATGGAAAAAGCTGGTCTAGTTGTTCGAAGTGAACGTGATGGTAATTACTATGATCGATTTCGAAATCGATTAATTTTTCCAATTCATAACCATCAAGGAAAAATTGTTGCATTCAGTGGAAGAATAATGGGTGAAGGGTCACCAAAATATTTAAATAGTCCTGAATCATCAATTTTCCATAAAGGAAAATTATTATATCAGTTTTACCAAGCAAAAAATGTCATGCGAAAGCAAAATCGGGCTATTTTAATGGAAGGTTTTGCAGATGTTATATCGGCCTTTAAGGCTGGCGTCCATGATGCCGTTGCAACAATGGGAACTTCTTTAACGGAGGATCAAGCAAAAGTCTTGAAAACTTCTGTTGATCAAATTATCATTTGTTACGACTCAGATCTAGCTGGTATTAATGCAGCAGAGAAAGCAGCTAAAATTCTTCAAAAAGAAGGATTTACAATTAAAGTTGCTCAAATGCCAGACGGCTTAGATCCTGACGAATATATTAGACAATTTGGTCCAGAAAAATTTAATACCTCTATTATTGAAGCTAGTGTATCATTAATGAGTTTTAAAATGCAATATCATCGAAAAGGAAAAAATCTTTTAGATGAAACTGTTAAATTTCAGTATTTAAAAGAAATGCTACAAGAAATTGCTAAACTAAGTCAACTGATCGAACAAGATTATTACTTAAATCAACTTTCAAAAGAGTTTTCTATTTCGATTGAAGTACTTAAGAAGGAATTTGGACAATATAGTAATCAGGCAAATCGTATATCTAATGTAACAGAAGTAAAAACTGATATCAAACGCGATATTACTTCTAAGACGCTTCTTCCTGCGCATGTAAGAGCTGAACAATTACTTTTGGCTCATATGCTTAATAGCAGAGAAGTGACAGAAAAAGTAAGATCACAATATCAGGGTCTATTCTACAATAATGATTATTCCGAGATTATAATCCATCTTTATGCTTATTATGAAGAGGGCAATGAGTCTAATATTAGTAAATTTATGAATTACCTTCCTTCAAAAGGGTTACTTGAAGTAGTTTCAAAAATTGTCAATTTACAGTTAGCACCTGAACTAACAGAGCGAGAGTTAAAGGATTATTTAGATGCATTAAACAACTATGATAAACAACAACGTATACGTGAAAAAGAAATGGGTCTTAAAAAAGCTGAACGTGAAGGAGATTTTGTAAAAGCTGCAACGATCCTTCAACAAATTACTCAGCTAAGGTCTAGTATGAAATATGTTAAATGA
- the rpoD gene encoding RNA polymerase sigma factor RpoD yields MADKSARSKDTETEVTLDQVKALLIENGKKRGVITYEEIADRLNGFEIDSDQLEEFYEQLGEQGIDIVGDADDEPRGAQLEKEEEFDLNDLSVPPGVKINDPVRMYLKEIGRVDLLSGQDEINLAKRIEEGDEEAKRRLAEANLRLVVSIAKRYVGRGMLFLDLIQEGNMGLIKAVEKFDYRKGYKFSTYATWWIRQAITRAIADQARTIRIPVHMVETINKLIRVQRQLLQDLGREPSPEEIGEEMDLPPEKVREILKIAQEPVSLETPIGEEDDSHLGDFIEDSEATSPAEHAAYEMLKEQLEDVLDTLTDREENVLRLRFGLDDGRTRTLEEVGKVFGVTRERIRQIEAKALRKLRHPSRSKRLKDFLE; encoded by the coding sequence ATGGCTGATAAATCGGCTCGTTCTAAAGATACGGAAACAGAAGTAACACTTGATCAAGTAAAAGCATTATTAATTGAAAATGGTAAAAAACGTGGTGTAATTACATATGAAGAGATTGCAGACCGCTTAAATGGTTTTGAAATTGATTCAGATCAATTGGAAGAATTTTATGAGCAATTAGGTGAACAAGGCATTGATATTGTTGGTGATGCTGATGATGAGCCTAGAGGAGCTCAATTAGAGAAGGAAGAAGAATTTGACTTAAATGATTTAAGTGTTCCTCCTGGTGTTAAAATTAATGACCCTGTACGTATGTACTTAAAAGAAATTGGTCGAGTTGATTTACTTTCTGGACAAGATGAAATCAACTTAGCGAAGCGAATTGAAGAAGGCGATGAAGAAGCTAAGCGTCGACTTGCAGAAGCTAACTTACGTTTAGTAGTAAGTATTGCAAAACGTTATGTTGGTCGCGGTATGCTTTTCTTAGACCTTATTCAAGAAGGAAATATGGGTTTAATTAAAGCCGTAGAGAAGTTCGATTATCGTAAAGGTTATAAATTTAGTACATATGCAACTTGGTGGATTCGTCAAGCAATTACTCGTGCTATTGCTGACCAAGCGAGAACAATTCGTATTCCAGTTCATATGGTGGAAACAATCAACAAATTAATTCGAGTTCAACGTCAATTACTTCAAGATTTAGGTCGCGAACCATCTCCTGAAGAGATTGGTGAAGAAATGGATTTACCACCCGAAAAGGTACGAGAAATCCTTAAAATTGCTCAAGAACCAGTTTCATTAGAAACTCCAATTGGTGAAGAAGATGATTCACATTTAGGTGATTTCATTGAAGATTCTGAAGCTACTTCTCCAGCTGAACATGCAGCTTATGAAATGCTAAAAGAGCAATTAGAAGATGTTCTTGATACACTTACAGATCGTGAAGAAAATGTTTTACGATTACGATTTGGTTTAGATGATGGACGTACTCGTACTTTAGAAGAAGTTGGTAAAGTATTTGGTGTAACACGTGAGCGTATCCGTCAAATCGAAGCTAAGGCTCTACGTAAATTACGTCATCCAAGCCGTAGTAAACGTTTAAAAGATTTCTTAGAATAG
- a CDS encoding cytochrome c — protein MKRNPLIPFALIAALGIAVMLIISLKGAKQADEIANGDKKPAATATTKPDEIYAQTCVSCHGDQLQGVVGPNISKVGSRYTEDQIKDILKNGKEGGMPAGLLQGAQLDAVAKWLSEKK, from the coding sequence ATGAAACGAAATCCATTAATTCCTTTTGCTCTTATTGCAGCACTAGGAATCGCAGTCATGCTAATTATTTCATTAAAAGGGGCAAAACAGGCTGATGAAATTGCTAACGGTGATAAAAAGCCGGCTGCAACAGCAACTACTAAGCCAGATGAAATATATGCTCAAACATGTGTTAGCTGTCATGGTGATCAATTACAAGGGGTAGTAGGACCAAACATATCTAAAGTAGGTTCTAGATACACAGAAGATCAAATCAAAGACATTCTTAAAAACGGTAAAGAAGGCGGAATGCCAGCTGGATTACTACAAGGTGCACAATTGGATGCTGTTGCAAAATGGTTATCTGAGAAAAAATAA
- a CDS encoding tRNA (adenine-N(1))-methyltransferase, with product MNEVNLSKRLKRVYDYIPEGTKLADIGSDHAYLPCYAVLNKRCTSAIVGEITEGPYNSARSTIRQSGLEGVVEARMGDGLEVLVPNEVDVITIAGMGGSLISSILENGKEKLEGVETLVLQPNIGAHQIRTWLEREGYSLVDEDILEEDGKIYEILIASKSNQNSAYSEKKEMELFIGPYLLKNKNEAFQKRWEHEKKNFERILSQLGSAKQTEESVQKMKEIEQKLEWIKEVLS from the coding sequence ATGAATGAAGTAAATTTATCAAAGCGTTTAAAAAGAGTATATGATTACATACCAGAAGGGACAAAATTAGCTGATATTGGGTCAGATCATGCTTATTTACCTTGTTATGCAGTTTTAAATAAAAGATGTACATCGGCAATTGTTGGAGAAATAACTGAAGGTCCATATAATTCAGCTCGTTCTACGATCCGTCAAAGTGGGTTAGAAGGTGTAGTTGAAGCAAGAATGGGTGATGGACTTGAGGTTCTAGTTCCAAACGAGGTAGATGTCATTACGATTGCTGGGATGGGTGGCTCTTTAATCTCAAGCATTCTTGAGAATGGAAAAGAAAAACTTGAAGGTGTTGAAACTTTAGTATTACAACCAAATATAGGTGCACATCAAATCAGGACTTGGCTTGAGAGAGAAGGATATTCCCTTGTAGATGAAGATATATTAGAAGAGGATGGTAAAATCTATGAAATTCTAATAGCTTCTAAGTCAAATCAAAATAGTGCTTATAGTGAAAAGAAGGAAATGGAGCTATTTATTGGTCCTTATTTACTTAAAAACAAGAATGAAGCCTTTCAGAAAAGATGGGAGCATGAAAAGAAAAATTTTGAGAGAATTTTATCTCAATTAGGATCAGCGAAGCAAACAGAGGAATCGGTTCAGAAAATGAAAGAAATTGAACAGAAACTAGAGTGGATAAAAGAGGTGCTTTCATGA
- a CDS encoding Nif3-like dinuclear metal center hexameric protein, with product MKSINGFQLVQQFDELFPKHLAEEGDPNGLQIGTLSKSVTKALVALDVTKEVVEEAISIGANLIIAHHPIIYRPLKKIETDSEPGKIVELCIKNDIAVFAAHTNVDIAEIGVSDFLAEALQLENTKVLAPTYVEKLIKLVVFVPKTHAENVLNALFDAGAGHIGNYSHCSFSSNGKGTFMPLEGTTPYIGQRGQLEEVEEVKLETIVPELKLKHVLKAMQKSHPYEEVAYDTFTLENEGKTFGIGRIGSLKEELSLEEFAKYVKEKLDLQGVRVVGALGDKVRKVAIVGGDGNKFAYHAKRNGADVYLSGDIYYHVAQDWKMLNLNIVDAGHNIEKVMKSGVKRLLDAKLKEKNIACEIIASTIHTDPFTFI from the coding sequence ATGAAATCGATAAATGGTTTTCAGCTTGTGCAGCAGTTTGATGAACTATTCCCTAAACACCTAGCTGAAGAAGGAGATCCAAACGGCCTTCAAATAGGTACTTTATCAAAATCGGTGACAAAGGCTTTAGTTGCATTAGATGTCACAAAAGAGGTTGTTGAAGAAGCTATTTCAATCGGAGCGAATTTAATTATTGCACATCATCCAATCATTTATCGACCATTAAAAAAGATTGAAACAGACAGTGAACCTGGTAAAATTGTTGAGCTCTGTATTAAAAATGATATTGCTGTTTTTGCTGCACATACAAATGTTGATATTGCAGAGATCGGTGTGAGTGATTTTTTAGCAGAAGCTTTACAATTAGAAAATACGAAAGTTCTCGCTCCTACTTATGTAGAAAAGTTAATTAAATTAGTAGTATTTGTACCAAAAACGCATGCTGAAAATGTTTTAAATGCATTATTTGATGCTGGGGCAGGTCATATTGGCAATTATAGTCATTGTAGCTTTAGTTCAAATGGCAAAGGTACATTTATGCCATTAGAAGGGACAACACCTTATATCGGTCAACGTGGACAATTAGAAGAGGTAGAGGAAGTAAAGCTTGAAACAATTGTTCCAGAACTAAAATTAAAGCATGTTCTTAAAGCGATGCAAAAATCTCATCCATATGAAGAAGTAGCCTATGATACATTTACATTAGAAAATGAAGGGAAAACTTTCGGTATTGGAAGAATCGGAAGTCTTAAAGAAGAACTTTCATTAGAAGAATTTGCAAAATATGTGAAAGAAAAATTAGACCTACAAGGCGTAAGAGTAGTAGGGGCTTTAGGAGATAAAGTAAGAAAAGTTGCCATTGTTGGTGGAGACGGAAATAAATTTGCCTATCATGCAAAAAGAAATGGTGCGGATGTGTATTTGAGTGGGGACATTTATTATCATGTCGCACAAGATTGGAAAATGCTAAATTTAAATATTGTTGATGCAGGACATAATATTGAAAAAGTAATGAAGTCAGGTGTAAAGCGTCTTTTAGATGCTAAACTTAAAGAAAAAAATATAGCTTGTGAAATTATTGCATCTACAATTCACACTGATCCTTTTACATTTATCTAA